TCTGTCTCGCGCTCTTCGACCGTCAGCCCGGCGGCTTCTACGCGGGCCTGGCGCTCATCGCCCTCGGGTCCGGGGGCATCAAGCCGTGCGTCTCGGCCTTCGTGGGCGACCAGTTCGACGCGCGCAACAAGCACCGCGCCAAGACGGTGTTCGACGCCTTCTACTGGATCATCAACTTCGGGTCGTTCTTCGCCTCGCTGCTCATGCCCATCTTCCTGAAGCAGTACGGCCCGAGTGTGGCCTTCGGCATCCCCGGCGCGCTCATGCTCATCGCCACCATCGTGCTCTGGCTGGGGCGACGCGAGTACGTGGTCGTGCCCCCCGCGCCGCCCGACCCTCATTCGTTCGCCCGCGTCGCGCGAACCGCGCTATCGGCCACCCCACGCGGACGCGCGTTCGCCGCCACCGCCGTGCTTGCGGGTCTCGTCTCGCTCGTTCTCTTCTCCGGCGCCGGCGTGGTCATCGCGCTCTGCACGTCGATGGTGGCCTTCATGGGCATCGGCGGAACAGGCGTCTGGTGCGAGCTCGAGAACGCGCGCGGCAAGCACCCGGACGAAGCGGTGGAAGGCGTGCGCTCGGTGCTTCGCCTGCTCGTGCTGTTCATGCTGGTGACGCCCTTCTGGTCGCTGTTCGATCAGAAGGCCTCGACCTGGGTGCTGCAGGCCGACGCGATGACGAAGCCCGCGTGGTTCGCGCCCTCACAGATGCAGGCGCTCAACCCCGCGCTGGTGATGCTCCTCATTCCGCTCAACAACCTCGTCGTCTACCCGATGCTGGCACGCGTGGGCGTCGAGGTGACGGCACTGCGGCGCATGACCACCGGAATCGCCCTGTCCGGCGTGGCCTGGATCGTCGTGGGCATGATGCAGCTGGCGATAGACGGGGGAACCCCCATCACCATCGCCTGGCAGGTTCTCCCCTACGCCATCCTCACCATGGGCGAGGTGCTGGTGTCGGCCACCGGCCTCGAGTTCGCCTACAGCCAGGCGCCGGCCTCGATGAAAGGGGCCATCATGAGCTTCTGGAGCCTGTCGGTGACCATCGGCAACCTGTGGGTGCTCATCGTGAACGCCAGCGTGAAGAGCGAGGCGGTAACGCGAGCCATCGCGTCGACAGGGCTTGGCGTGACGGCGTTCCAGATGTTCTTCTTCGCCGCCTTC
This genomic stretch from Pseudomonadota bacterium harbors:
- a CDS encoding MFS transporter, whose amino-acid sequence is MPRQIAWIIGNEGCERFSFYGMRNILTVFLASSLLAHLPEAERGGAAKEVFHTFVIGVYFFPLLGGWVADRLWGKYATIFRLSLLYCLGHLCLALFDRQPGGFYAGLALIALGSGGIKPCVSAFVGDQFDARNKHRAKTVFDAFYWIINFGSFFASLLMPIFLKQYGPSVAFGIPGALMLIATIVLWLGRREYVVVPPAPPDPHSFARVARTALSATPRGRAFAATAVLAGLVSLVLFSGAGVVIALCTSMVAFMGIGGTGVWCELENARGKHPDEAVEGVRSVLRLLVLFMLVTPFWSLFDQKASTWVLQADAMTKPAWFAPSQMQALNPALVMLLIPLNNLVVYPMLARVGVEVTALRRMTTGIALSGVAWIVVGMMQLAIDGGTPITIAWQVLPYAILTMGEVLVSATGLEFAYSQAPASMKGAIMSFWSLSVTIGNLWVLIVNASVKSEAVTRAIASTGLGVTAFQMFFFAAFAFTAAVIFARVARAYRVTDHYRQESA